DNA from Fibrobacter sp.:
ATATTTTTGTATGTCGTTGCGCGAGTTGAACACTTTGATTTTGTTGTGTGCGGAATTGAAGCATAAAAAGGAACCTATGAAATTGGCAACGGCTTTCAGCAAATTGAAGCAATATAGGGAACTTGTCAAACAAGGAGCGATGCTATGAAAAAGAACCAAGTCCTAGATTTCATGGACACTCTTGAAAAGGGTGACAAAAAGCTTGACTCGTATGCGAAAATGTACGAGGCTCTGTCGGCGTTCCTGACGGATTTCGACTTCTTGAAAGATTCCTTGGGTTTGACTCAGCAGGATGTCGCCGAGAAGATGGGCACCACGCAGAGCGCCATCTCTCGCATAGCATCGCTGAAAACGAATCCATCCTACAAACAGTTGCAGAAGATGGCGGAGGCTGTCGGTGGCGAACTCCTTGTCACCCCGATGAAAAGCATGACCGTCCAGGTACCTTACGACATGCAAGAGTCCGTGCGCAAACTGGCCGCAAGCGAGAACAAGTCGACAAGCGATTACCTGGAAGGCGTTTTTCGCAACGCCATAGAGTTGGAACGCTCTAGCTATATGCACCGAACACTCGCATTGAGCAAAGTTTGCGAACCGAGGACTGTATACAATTGCCACGGCAGAAAGCCTAAGCGGAAAATGAAATAATTTACCCTAACTGTCCGGGCAGCACGAACTTTTCCTTCGGCGGGAATTCTACGTCGTACTTCTCGAACGCCTCGGGGTTTCGCATGGCGACAAAGTACGGTTCGGGGTCGCGGTAGCTGCCGGTGATTCCGTTGAGGAACCCTTCTTGCAGTTCCTTGCAGAGGAAGTAAGGCGCGTCGCTTTCGGGGTCGTCGGCGTAGCGGATTCCCCTGGTGCTCGCGACCACAAAGCCGCTCTTGCCGTAGAACGCGATGTTCCCGCAAATCAGGAGGCAGCCCGCGCCCATCTCGGTGGCAATTCGCATGGAATGGTCGAGCAATGTTTTCCCGTATCCCTTGCGCTTGTAGTCGGGGCGGATGCTGATGGGCCCGAAGGTCATCATGCGGATTTTGCGTCCGTCGTCGGCGTCGATGTGCGACCACGCGTACATCACGTGCCCGATGATTTCGCCGTCCACTTCCAGCACGAGCGAGAGTTCCGGCACAAAGTCGGGCTCGCTCCTGTAGCAGTGCAGCACGTAATGCTCGGTGCATCCGGGACGGTACACGTTCCAGAAGGCTTCGCGGGTAAGGTTTTCGACGGTCTTAAAGTCGCGCGGTTGTTCCGTGCGGATGGTGTAATTTTTCATTGTTTATCTCCAGGTTGAATTTTTATGACGGGCATAAAAATCGCCTTGGAAGACGGCCCAAGGAATGTCTCCCAAGGCCCTAGACAATGAACCAAAATTTGCTAAACAGCATCCAGTCTCCGTAAATTGGTACTAGCGGGAATATAGAATTTTTTTCGTGTAGTTCGTATTCCGCACATGAGTAGTTGTCAAGGAATATTTGACAACTGCCGGGGCGTTGCGGAAAGTCGGAATAGCCGACCCTATAACGGTACCCCTACCTCACCTGCACTTTCCGGATTTCGCTGCCGTAACGCAAAATATAGGTGCCGGGGTTCCTGAATTTTGCGCGGAGGGCTTCAGCGAGTGATTTGTCGCGGTCGGCAAAATCGCCACCGTTAATTTGTTCAAACCGCAAGTTTCCGAGAAGGCGTCCCTGCAGGTCGAAAACATTCGCGGCGCCACGGGTGGCGTGCAGCCCAGGTAAATGGCCGTTGCGGGGCATGGCGATGGAGGCGACGCTTTCCGCGGAACTTGAAGACCCGACGACAGAGCCACTAGATTCCGGGTCAAGCCCGGAATGACGTGACGAACTCATCCCGTATTCGAACGCACCGAGGTCGGGTGCTTCGCCCACAAACGGGAATCCCAAATCTTCGCCCTTGTCGATAGCACGGCTCCCCTTCTTGAGTTTCAAGAAGCCCACGTCTGGCAAGCTACCGTCGGCGTTACGCGGGCCCAGGATTCCCGGAATCGTCGAGAGATCCTTGCCGGTGACGGTCATGCTCGGGTCGTCGAGACTCTCAAAGTCATCTTCGGTCAAGTCAAGATTTAGGTTCCATGTGTTGTTCTCGCCGGCGGGGCATTCCACATAACGGTCGATGTTCTGGCTCGGTATATACTCCCAGCATTCTCCGATTTGCGAGAGCTTATTCGGGAAGGCGATGTTGTTCTTGAGTACGTGCGCATTGTCACCCGTAAGCGGAGCCACCTCGGCAAGACGGTTGCCTTCGGAATCAAAGAGTGTCGAAGCCATGCTGAAGGCCCGGTCCACATTCATGTACGAAGTATTGTTGAGCCACTTGCTGCCGGCACCGGTGTAGTTCGCGTAGAAGCCCGTGGACTTGTTTTTCCAGGCGGCGCAGAACTTGATGGTATGCCGCCCGCCGCCGAGGGTGCTCTCGCCCATCTTGATACCGTGTCCGTTGCCGTTCTTCGGGTTTCCAAGCCCGTAATCGCTGTAGCCGTTCCCCATGGCGTAGCAGTTCTCCAGCACCACGGGGAATTCCTGGTTGATGAAGTCAAAACCGTCGTCGCTGTTCCACCAGGCGCGGCACCCGATGAACTTCGTGGTATCGCCCTCGCCGGGTTTTTGGTAATGCGCGCCAAAGCCGTCGGCATTTTCGCCGTCGCCCTGCCAGCCCAAAGGATCGTAGTTGTCGTGCGCGTCGCAGTTCAGGAATATGTGTCCGCCGCCATCCGGCGCGCCGTCGTTCGCGAAGAATCCGGGACCCGCATTGTGGTGGCTGTCAATCTGCTCCAAGAAAATGTGCTTGCTCGCGTAAAGAAACACGCCGGAATTCGAGTTGTGTTTCATAGGCGTGTTGCGGACATCAAAACCCTTCAAGTGCAGGTACTTCGCCGAAATCACAATCGGCGACGTGTACATCGCGCCCTCGGGAGTGCCGTCGCTATGTTCCACGCCTGCCGCCACGGGCAAGTTCGCGCCGTCAAAAATCGGGCGCTCGCCCGGATAGGCCAGGTAATGGATGCGGTTGTCGTCGCTCTCGCCGCTTGCCGTGAGGACGATTGCCGCAGTCATCCTGTAACGCTCGAAAAAGACCGTATCGTGCAGGTCGTAGATGCCGCCGCGTACCCA
Protein-coding regions in this window:
- a CDS encoding right-handed parallel beta-helix repeat-containing protein translates to MRLKKWNSRVFAFSLALAAVQSFGAVYYVATDGSDNNAGTKAKPFASLNKANKVVHAGDTVWVRGGIYDLHDTVFFERYRMTAAIVLTASGESDDNRIHYLAYPGERPIFDGANLPVAAGVEHSDGTPEGAMYTSPIVISAKYLHLKGFDVRNTPMKHNSNSGVFLYASKHIFLEQIDSHHNAGPGFFANDGAPDGGGHIFLNCDAHDNYDPLGWQGDGENADGFGAHYQKPGEGDTTKFIGCRAWWNSDDGFDFINQEFPVVLENCYAMGNGYSDYGLGNPKNGNGHGIKMGESTLGGGRHTIKFCAAWKNKSTGFYANYTGAGSKWLNNTSYMNVDRAFSMASTLFDSEGNRLAEVAPLTGDNAHVLKNNIAFPNKLSQIGECWEYIPSQNIDRYVECPAGENNTWNLNLDLTEDDFESLDDPSMTVTGKDLSTIPGILGPRNADGSLPDVGFLKLKKGSRAIDKGEDLGFPFVGEAPDLGAFEYGMSSSRHSGLDPESSGSVVGSSSSAESVASIAMPRNGHLPGLHATRGAANVFDLQGRLLGNLRFEQINGGDFADRDKSLAEALRAKFRNPGTYILRYGSEIRKVQVR
- a CDS encoding N-acetyltransferase, whose translation is MKNYTIRTEQPRDFKTVENLTREAFWNVYRPGCTEHYVLHCYRSEPDFVPELSLVLEVDGEIIGHVMYAWSHIDADDGRKIRMMTFGPISIRPDYKRKGYGKTLLDHSMRIATEMGAGCLLICGNIAFYGKSGFVVASTRGIRYADDPESDAPYFLCKELQEGFLNGITGSYRDPEPYFVAMRNPEAFEKYDVEFPPKEKFVLPGQLG
- a CDS encoding helix-turn-helix transcriptional regulator, which encodes MKKNQVLDFMDTLEKGDKKLDSYAKMYEALSAFLTDFDFLKDSLGLTQQDVAEKMGTTQSAISRIASLKTNPSYKQLQKMAEAVGGELLVTPMKSMTVQVPYDMQESVRKLAASENKSTSDYLEGVFRNAIELERSSYMHRTLALSKVCEPRTVYNCHGRKPKRKMK